GCTGCCGGTCGTCTATTGGGCGTGTCGGCCTCGGCCATCGGCAAGCGCGTGGCGCGGCTGGAAGAACGGCTCGGAGTCCGTCTGTTCCACCGCAGCACGCGCAGCATCACCTTGACCTCGGAGGGTGTGATGTTCCTGGAGCGCAGCCGCCGTGTGCTGGCGGAGATCGAGGCGGCAGAACAAGAACTCACGCTCAGCACCGGCGCGCCGCGCGGACGCCTGCGGGTGAGCCTGCCGCTGGTCAGCTCCCTGATCCTACCGGTGCTGGCGGACTTCATGCAGCAATACCCGGAAGTCGAACTTGATCTCGACTTCACCGACCGCAGCGTCGACGTCATCGAGGAAGGATTCGATGCGGTGGTACGGACCGGTGATTTGTCGGATTCTCGGCTATCGGCGCGCACGCTGGGAACATCACGCGTACTCTTGGCAGGTTCGCCTGACTATTTTTCGCGTTACGGCGTGCCGCAGAAACCAGCCGATCTGGCCGCCCATCGCTGCCTACACTATCGTTATCCCAACAGCGGCAAACTGGAAATCTGGCCCCTGCGCCAGCAACCGTCCGAGCCGCAAATCACCCTTCCGGTATCGATGATCTGCAACAACATAGAAACCCGAGTCTGCTTCGCCCAGCGCGGATTAGGCATCGCCTGCCTGCCCAGTTTTGCCGCCGCTGAAGGGATCGCCAGCGGCAAGTTGCGCACGGTCCTTGACGAATATGTTGATCGCACGGTTGTGTTCCGTGTTCTGTGGCCGAGCAGCCGCCACTGGACGCCAAAACTGCGGGTGTTCATCGATTTTTTAGTGGAGCGGGTTTTTGCAAGGGCCGATGGATAGCAAGACTGTGCCCCTACCCGCTATACAACAATCGCGCAGCCTCAGGTTTTCCGATGCGATCATCTGCATCTCGCCTCCAGATTGCCTCACAACAAAGGAAATCCGCTGTCACGCTTGATCTCGCGCAGCGAAAGCATTGATTCAACCGATGTCACTCCCGGCAGCGTGCGTATCACGTCGCGCATGAAAGTCCCGTATTCATCGAGATCGCGAACCGCTATTTGCACCAGATAA
This DNA window, taken from Collimonas arenae, encodes the following:
- a CDS encoding LysR family transcriptional regulator; this encodes MESLSGFAVFVQVAETRSFVAAGRLLGVSASAIGKRVARLEERLGVRLFHRSTRSITLTSEGVMFLERSRRVLAEIEAAEQELTLSTGAPRGRLRVSLPLVSSLILPVLADFMQQYPEVELDLDFTDRSVDVIEEGFDAVVRTGDLSDSRLSARTLGTSRVLLAGSPDYFSRYGVPQKPADLAAHRCLHYRYPNSGKLEIWPLRQQPSEPQITLPVSMICNNIETRVCFAQRGLGIACLPSFAAAEGIASGKLRTVLDEYVDRTVVFRVLWPSSRHWTPKLRVFIDFLVERVFARADG